CGTGCTGGCGCAGCGCGGCCTCGATCTCGCCCAGCTCGATGCGATACCCGCGCAGCTTGATCTGGTGGTCGATCCGCCCGATATAGTCGAGATCGCCGTTGGGCAGGTAGCGGACCAGATCGCCCGTGCGGTAGAGCCGCGACCCCGCGACGCCGCTGAATGGATCGGGCAGGAAGCGCTCGGCGGTCAGATCGGGGCGGCCAAGATAGCCACGGGCCAGCCCGACACCGCCCAGGTACAGCTCGCCAATCACGCCGATCGCGACGGGCTGCAACCGCGCGTCCAGCACATAGGCGCGGCTGTTGCTGATCGGTCGTCCGATTGTCGGCGCGTCGTCGGACAGCCGCTCCTGAAGCGCGAAGGTCGAGTAGGTTGTGTCCTCGGAGGGGCCGTACAGGTTATAGACACGCCGAATATGCGAGCGCGCGTAGAGCTGCCTGACCAGATCCAGCGGCAGCGGCTCTCCCGCCAGATTGACGGTAGACACCGAGTCGGGCAGCATGTCCAGCCGGAGCAGCTCAGTGATCGCCGAGGGCACGGTGTTAACCAGCGTCACCGGCAGCCCGGCGGCGGGCCATTGCAGGGCATTTTCGGCCAGGATGACCGTGCCGCCCAGGCTCAGCGGTACGAATAGCTCAAAGACCGACAAGTCGAAGCTGAGCGCCGTCGCTGCCAGCGTCCCCGCTAGCTCGTCTGGGCTAAAGACTGTTCCGGCCCAGTGGATCAGGGCGACCGCGTTGCGATGGGTGATCGCGACACCTTTGGGTCGTCCGGTCGAGCCTGAGGTATAGATGATATACGCCAGATTCGCTGGATCAAGGCGAGTGCCGGGCGCTGTCATGGGCTGCCGCGTAATCGCGGTCCAGTCCCGATCGATGAGCACCACCGCCGCACCTTCGGTGCCCGCCTCGCGATCGTGATCCGCTACGAATCGCGAGTCAAGGAGCGCCTGCTGGGCCAGCAGCACCCGCGCGCCGCTGTCGAGCAGCATATGCTGAAGCCGCTCACGAGGATACGCCGGATCGAGCGGCACATACGCGCCACCGGCTTTCAGAATGCCCAGCAGACCAACGACCAGCTCAGGCGAGCGCTGGAGGCAGACGCCGACGCAGACCTCCGGCGTTACTCCCAGCATGCGCAGATGGTGAGCTAGCTGGTTTGCCCGCGCGTCGAGTTCGGCGTAGGTCAGTCGTCGATCTCCACCGACGACCGCAACTGCATCGGGCGTGCGCGCCGCCTGCGCCTCGAAGAGCGTAGCAATCGACTGATCGACCGGATACGCCGACCCGGTTGCGTTCCACTCATCGAGGATTTGCCGACGCTCGGCGGACGGCAGCAGCGGAAGATCGCCAATCGTCTGCTCCGGGCTGGCTGCCACGCTTTCCAGCAGCGTCGTCAGATGACGGGCCATGCGCTCGATCGTGTCCGCCGCAAACAGATCGGTCGCGTATTCCAGGTATCCGAACAGTCCGCCATCGCTGCCCGGACTCAAATCCAGCGTTAGCTCGAACTTCGCGCTGCCGGTATCGATCGGCAGCAGCTCCGTGTGCAGCTCAGGCAGATCCAGCGCTGGCAGCGACGTATTTTGCAGCACGAAGAGCACCTGGAACAGCGGCGAGTGGCTGAGGTCGCGCTCCGGCTGGACGAGATCCACGGCAAGCTCAAAGGGCAGATCTTGATGCCCATACGCGCCCAGGCAGATCTCGCGCACCCTCCCCAGCAGATCGCGGAACGTTGGATTGCCCGAAAGGTCGGCGCGCAGCACGAGCGTGTTCGCAAAACAGCCGACGATCCCCTCGCTCTCGGCGCGCGTGCGATTGGCGATCGGCGTGCCGACTGCGATGTCCTCCTGGCCGCTGTAGCGATGCAGCAGCACCTGGAGCGTCGCTAGCAGCGTCATGAACAGGGTTGTGCCAGCCTGCTGACTCAGGTGTTCCAGGCGAGCTACAAGCGCAGGCGCGAAGCTGATCGGTTGTTGCGCGCCAGCCGTCGACAGCATTGCCGGACGCGGGCGATCGGTGGGCAGGGCCAACGGGGTGAGGTTGGCAAGCTGCGCCTTCCAGTAGGCCAGCAGGCGGTCAAGCGTTGCGCCTTGCAGCCATGCGCGCTGCCAGAGGGCGAAGTCGGCGTACTGGATCGGCAGGTCGGGCAGGTCGGGCGGCTGCTCCTGGCGCAGCGCGCGATAGCAGGCGGCC
The nucleotide sequence above comes from Herpetosiphonaceae bacterium. Encoded proteins:
- a CDS encoding amino acid adenylation domain-containing protein, which translates into the protein SWGAVRGASQELRAFLAARLPDYMVPSAWVLLDALPLTPNGKLDRKALPAPEWNGTEQRDSFAAPRTPTEERLAAIWAEVLGIELVGVEDNFFEIGGHSLLATRVIARARDVFQVDLPLQKLFEAPTVAGLASTIEASQTTADDRIVALPRDDENVVFPASFAQRRLWLLAQLDPGSAAYHVPLSIRLTGALDAAALTASFNTLIARHEALRTSFVLRAGQPVQHVQPPAALPLPCHDLRSLPEPQRRAQLAALQHHVTAQPFDLTRAPLLRAALLRLGDTEHLLLLCLHHIVVDGWSLGVLVRELAACYRALRQEQPPDLPDLPIQYADFALWQRAWLQGATLDRLLAYWKAQLANLTPLALPTDRPRPAMLSTAGAQQPISFAPALVARLEHLSQQAGTTLFMTLLATLQVLLHRYSGQEDIAVGTPIANRTRAESEGIVGCFANTLVLRADLSGNPTFRDLLGRVREICLGAYGHQDLPFELAVDLVQPERDLSHSPLFQVLFVLQNTSLPALDLPELHTELLPIDTGSAKFELTLDLSPGSDGGLFGYLEYATDLFAADTIERMARHLTTLLESVAASPEQTIGDLPLLPSAERRQILDEWNATGSAYPVDQSIATLFEAQAARTPDAVAVVGGDRRLTYAELDARANQLAHHLRMLGVTPEVCVGVCLQRSPELVVGLLGILKAGGAYVPLDPAYPRERLQHMLLDSGARVLLAQQALLDSRFVADHDREAGTEGAAVVLIDRDWTAITRQPMTAPGTRLDPANLAYIIYTSGSTGRPKGVAITHRNAVALIHWAGTVFSPDELAGTLAATALSFDLSVFELFVPLSLGGTVILAENALQWPAAGLPVTLVNTVPSAITELLRLDMLPDSVSTVNLAGEPLPLDLVRQLYARSHIRRVYNLYGPSEDTTYSTFALQERLSDDAPTIGRPISNSRAYVLDARLQPVAIGVIGELYLGGVGLARGYLGRPDLTAERFLPDPFSGVAGSRLYRTGDLVRYLPNGDLDYIGRIDHQIKLRGYRIELGEIEAALRQH